Below is a window of Salvelinus sp. IW2-2015 linkage group LG35, ASM291031v2, whole genome shotgun sequence DNA.
ATGTCAGTACTATATTGACATAAACAGCGGCTGTTCGTGACCAAGCATATGTAAAGCAATTCTGCGTGAATATATGCAAAGGTAAGCAGACGAATCCAATATCGAATGTTGCCATTTTGATCATATCCGTAGTGCGTGTGTAATACTGCACAGTGATGCTTTGACATTGTCAGAGGAACCGGGCAACATTTTGCAATATGGAAACATTTTATCCATGCTAACAATGCCCTATGCTCTGCAAGTATTCTACGCAAACATTCACATCAATAACTTGACACCAAATAGAAATACAACAGAATATCGGAGCAAATACGCAACAATGTATTCGTGAGTTTCGGATTAAAATGGCAGGCGGCGAACGAGTTTGTCTGGAAGGAACATGGTGTACTGTGTAGTATAATGGTCGTCTGCACGTCATCACAGTACCTCGACCATTGGCGCACAATGTATAGTAGGAGCAGAAGGCAAGATGCGATGTGTTTTGCTGACTAGGTTACATATATTTGGTCCATACGAAACTTTGGTCAGAACAAGTGTCTTTTGTTGGACAATAATTGTTTCAAGCACGCCTGAATTACATAGATGGTGCGCACTTGATAAGAGCTTTTGGGGAATTGGTGTGTAAACTGGTCTAAACAAAACCAAAATAATCTATGCAAAAATGGAATAGGAGAATGGTAGCCTGTGTACAGTATAAATTGGCTTTAAAACCTGTATTTACATGGTCATGACATAGGCAGGTACATTGTTGTAGTATAAAACAATTTGTGTAAACTGACCATAACTACCATGTAAATGTCAAATGAATATGTGGCATGAGTTTACACTACCAACCACACCTACTTATTAgatcttaaatgttttattcacagAAAGTGATGGGGAAGTCACACTCCCTCTTGTCGAAGGGGAAAGACGACCGTGGCAGTCAGAGTGGCCTGACGACTGGTCCAGAGTACATAGATACACAGAGTGAAGAGGATGGAAAGAATGGAGATGTGTCTCAGTTCCCCTATGTGGAATTTACTGGCAGAGACAGTGTCACATGCCCCACATGCCAGGGCACTGGCAGAATACCACGGGGTAAGGGGATAAACattaaaacaaatacattccTACACAGTAATAAACATGAACTCTCACTCACTGACACAATACACCTACATCTGTTCTAAAACTCCAACTCATGAGCTGCTAATCAGATAGGCCACTTAGAAACACTGACTTCACAACATTCACTGAAAATGAAAAAGACATAAGTTGAACCAATATCATTTTCCTCTGTAAATGGCTTTGTCATCACATCTCTAATGCAGGCCAAGAGAACCAGCTTGTGGCTCTGATTCCATACAGTGACCAGAGGCTCCAGCCAAGGAGAACGTAAGTCTCTTATCTCACTCAGCCAGACGTCTCTTTTTTGAAAGCTGTGCAATTGAATGATTCAACTGTGGTTGACTGTGGTCTATATCCAACTGCTGTCTTTCTTTTAATGGCGCTTCCTCCCTTTTTCTTGCAGAAAGCTGTATGTCACTGTGTCCGTGTTTCTTTGCCTTCTGCTGGTTGGCCTGGCTGTGTTTTTCATGTTCCCTCGTTCTATCGATGTCTGCTATGTGGGCGTGAAGTCTGCATTCGTCTCCTATGACCAGGACAAACGGATTGTCTATCTCAATATCACGGTAAGATCCTCTCTGTGGTGTTAGTTGCCTTTGTGTTTCCATCTAAGGGTTGACAtggattcaaatcaaattgtattggtcacatgtttcataaaATAacgggtgtagactaacagttggaggaccaaaaaagccgataccgattaatctgacaatattttttatttatttgtaataatgacaattacaacagtactgaatgaacacttattttaacttaatataatacatcaataaaatcaatttagcctcaaataaataatgaaacatgttcaatttggtttaaataatgcaaaaacaaagtgctggagaagaaagtaaaagtgcaatatgtgccatataagaaagctaacgtttaagttccttgctcagaacatgagaacatatggtggttccttttaacatgagtcttcaatattcccaggtaagaagttttaggttgtagttattataggaattataggactatttccctctataccatttgtatttcattaacctttgactattggatgttcttataggcactttagtattgccagtgtaacagtatagcttccgtccctctcctcgctcctccctgggctcgaaccaggaacacaacaacaacagccaccctcgaagcagcgttacccatgcagagcaaggggaacaaccactccaaggctcagagcgagtgacgtttgaaacgctattagcgcgcgctaactagctacCCATTTcacttcagttacaccagcctcatctcgggagttgataggcttgaagtcataaacagcgcaaggcttgacgcacaacgaagagctgctggcaaaacgcacgaaagtgctgtttgaattaatgtttacgcgcctgcttctgcctaccaccgctcagtcagatacttagatacttgtatgctcagtcagattatatgcaacgcaggacacgctagataatatctagtaatatcatcaaccatgtgtagttaactagtgattatgattgattgattgttttttataagataagtttaatgctagctagcaacttaccttggcttactgcattcgcgtaacaggcaatCAGTTTCCTTGTGGAGTGCAGGTCGTTATTgctttggactagttaactgtaaggttgcactATTGGATCCCccgaaatctgtcattctgcccctgaacaaggcagttaacccaccgttcctaggccgtcattgaaaataagaatgtgttcttaactgactttcctagttaaataaagattaaataaaggtgtaaaaaaaaaaaaatcaaaatcggtgtccaaaaataccgatatcCGATTGTTATgcaaacttgaaatcggccctaattaatcggtcattccggtcggatgccaagcagttgctggtgatcaggcctaccaccattgtgttgttagcaaacttaatgatggtgttggagtcgtgttcggtcacgcagtcatgggtgaacagggagtacaggagggaaattaacatgcacccctgaggggccccatgttgagggtcatagtggtagatgtgttgttgcttaccttcaccacctgggaaatatatatatatttttttaaacctaggGGCAGCCCGtaaggaagtctaggatccagttacatagtgaggtgttcagtcccagggtcctgagcttagtgatgagcctggagggtactatggtgttgaacgttgagctgtagtcgatgaagagTATTCTCGCATAGGTGTTCTTCTTGTCCAGGTGGgcgagggcagtgtggagtgcaatagagatggcatcatctgtggttctgttggggcggtatgcaaattgaagccGGTCCTACGTAATGACTCTTTCCAACAACTGTTGTGCCGTATGTCTTTTCTTCTAGAACACTCTGAACATCACCAATAACAACTACTACACTGTATCCCTGACCAACATCACAGCCCAAGTGCAGTTCTCTAAGACGGTGATTGGGAAGGCCCGTATTAGCAATGTGACGACCATCATACCACTAGATAAGCAGCAGGTGGGTCTTTACACATGTttaccattttagaataacatgCCTTGGTATAACTGCTTGTTATAAAGTGTATGAAGTGAGCATAGCTTGACAAGTGAATCAAAGTTGAACTTTCAACTGTCCTGAAGTGCCTTTCTATCGCTCAACACAGCAGTTCATTGTTTGAACACAGCAGTTCATTGTTTGCGCCCGCTTTGCTGcaaaatctagcaacaaaatcaGGCAACATTGATAATGAACCTTGTTGATGAATCCACATCTGTCCCTGTTCTGAGGGCATCAGTAGCAGCAAGGATGGAATAAAGATGGCATTTTTGGACTGTTGCCCTCAAAAGTTACTCATTACTTACTCAGTCAGCACTCAACCGCCCTGTTCAATATGGGAGATAGATAACGGCTATATTACAACATATTGTTTATTTCAGATTGACTACATGGTTCCCACAGTAATTGCTGATGAGATGAGTTATATGTTGTAAGTATTTCACAAGTAATTGCAATTTATTGTGTGGTTGACAGCACAAATCGTGACATTtctttaataaatgttttgtgttgCAGCGACTATTGCACCCTGCAGTCCATAAAGGTTCACAACATTGTGGTTATGATGCAGTAAGTATAcgttgcattcggaaagtattcagaccccttccctttttccacattttgttacattacagccttactctaaaaatgTTTGCTCAtaaatctactcacaataccccataatgacgaagtgtttttagacatttttggaaatgtattaaaaataaaaaaacagaaatcttatttacattggtattcataccctttgctatgggactcaaaattgagctcaggtgcatcctgtttccattgatcagccttgagatgtttctacaacttgattggagtccacctgtggtaaatacaattgattgcacatgatttggaaaggcacacacctgtctatataaggtcccacagttgacagtgcatgtcggagcaaaaaccaagccatgaggtcgaaggaattgtctgagagctccaagacaggattgggtcgaggcacagatctgggaagggtaccaaaagatttctgcagcattgaagttctccaagaacacagtggcctccatcattcttaaatggaagaagtttggaaccaccaagactcttcctagagctggctgcccggccaaactgagcaatcgggagaagggccttggtcagggaggtgaccaagaacccaatggtcactctgacagagctccagagttcctctgtggagatgggagaaccttccagaaggacaaccatctctgcagcactccaccaatcaggcctttatggtagagtggccagacagaagccactcctcagtaaaaggcacatgacagcccgcttggagtttgccaaaaggcacctaaaggactctcataccatgagaaacaagattctcttgtctgatgaaacccagattgttctctttggcctaaatgccaagcatcacatctggaggaaacctggcaccatccctacggtgaagcatggtggtggcagcatcatgctgtggggatgtttttcagaggcagggactgggagactagtcaggattgagggaaagagggagggagcaaagtacagagagatccttgatgaaaacctgctccagagtgctcaggacctcagactggggcaaaggttcaacgtccaacaggacaacgaccctaagcacacagccaagacaacacaggagtggcttccggacaagtctctgaatgtccagccagagcccggacttgaacccgatcaaacatctctggagagacctgaaaatagctgtgcagaaactccccaaatacacgtgtgccaaacttgtagcatcatacccaagaagactcaagtctgtattcactgacaaaggtgcttcagcaaagtactgagtaaagggtctgaatacttcatgtaaatgtgatttttcataAGTATTATATACTTTTTTTGCAGAAATTTCTTAA
It encodes the following:
- the tmem106ba gene encoding transmembrane protein 106B isoform X1, whose product is MGKSHSLLSKGKDDRGSQSGLTTGPEYIDTQSEEDGKNGDVSQFPYVEFTGRDSVTCPTCQGTGRIPRGQENQLVALIPYSDQRLQPRRTKLYVTVSVFLCLLLVGLAVFFMFPRSIDVCYVGVKSAFVSYDQDKRIVYLNITNTLNITNNNYYTVSLTNITAQVQFSKTVIGKARISNVTTIIPLDKQQIDYMVPTVIADEMSYMFDYCTLQSIKVHNIVVMMQVTVTTSYFGHSEQVSQEIYQYVDCGGNTTSLHGHVKMYQ
- the tmem106ba gene encoding transmembrane protein 106B isoform X2 is translated as MGKSHSLLSKGKDDRGSQSGLTTGPEYIDTQSEEDGKNGDVSQFPYVEFTGRDSVTCPTCQGTGRIPRGQENQLVALIPYSDQRLQPRRTKLYVTVSVFLCLLLVGLAVFFMFPRSIDVCYVGVKSAFVSYDQDKRIVYLNITNTLNITNNNYYTVSLTNITAQVQFSKTVIGKARISNVTTIIPLDKQQRLLHPAVHKGSQHCGYDAGDCDHILLWALGTGLPGDIPVCGLWGQHHLTAWTCEDVSVRQ